The DNA window CCGATGGAGCCGAATTCGTGTTCGGCGAGTTCCTGGTGCAGAACAACGTGTTCGCCTTCGCCATCCTGCCGGTGATCTTCTTCTTCAGCTTCTTCATCTCTATCCTGTACTACCTGGGCACGATGCAGTGGATCGTATTGAAGCTGGGTTGGATCCTGCAGCAGATCATGGGCACCACCGTCTGTGAGAGTGTGACGGCGGCGGCCAATATCTTCCTAGGAATGTCCGAGAGTCCACTGCTCATCCGGCCGTACATCAACAAGCTGACCAAGAGCGAAATCCACAGCATCATGGTGTCCGGCTTTGCGACGGTCTCTGGAACAGTGCTGGCGGCCTACTTGTCCTTTGGGGCATCCGCTGCCCACCTGATCACCTCCTCGGTGATGGCAGCTCCCGCCACGCTGGCCATCTCCAAGCTCTACATGCCGGAGACGGAGGAGAGCCAGACCTCGTCGGACTCCATTGAGTTGGAAAAATCGTAAGTCCCCGCAGATAACCCATTTATAAATTAGCATAATTTCCTGATTTAAATCCTTCCAGGCAAGACTCTTCGCTGCTGGATGCGGCCTCCAGTGGTGCCAGCAATGCCGTGCCCATTGTGCTTGGCATCATAGCCAACATTGTGGCCTTCGTGGCCTTCATCGCCTTCCTCAATGGCCTGGTCAGCTGGTTTGGCTATTTGGTGGGTCTGGAGCACGTTGACTTCGAGTGGATATTCTCGAAGCTGTTCATTCCGCTCGTCTGGGCGATGGGAGTGCCCACCGAGGACTGCGATATCATCGCCAAAGTGGTGGCCACCAAGACCATTATCAACGAGTTCGTGGCCTATGAGCGGTTGGGTCAATACATCGACAGCAATCAAATCACTGTAAGTGCAGGATGGATTTAATGATAGTTTGGTTGGTAAAGCCCTTTTTGTTGCCTTAGGCCCGCAGCGCTGGCATTGCCACTTTCGCCATATGCGGCTTCGCCAATCCCAGCTCCTTGGGCATCCTCATCGGATCCCTCAGTGCCATGGCGCCCCACCGACGCGCCACCATCACAGCAGTGGCCTTCCGAGCCTTCGTGGTGGGCAGCATAGTCTGCTTCGTATCCGCCAGTTTTGCAGGTCAGTAGCCAACCCATCCAATAGGTACCAAAAGGATTTTTAATAATCTCCTCCCCTGCAGGCATCCTGATACAAGAAGAGGATGAGGCGGCGAACTACAAAAAGATATTCCAAAAACTGGGTCACAAAAACGTTACGCAGTTTTAGTTCCTTGCAGTGATAATTAGCCGAtgaaattatacaaaataatcaaattcttatttattaaataaacgtTGTTGCTAAGAGTAAAACTACCTGCTTGTAAGAGGGCTGTGGGTTGTTAGTCACAAAGAATACACACTTTCCTGGACAAAACACTCTACTCAAATTCAACTCGAGATGGCTGATCAGGCACCAGAAGAAGAGACCCCGCCGGAAAAGCCACCACGGTCGAAGGCGATGAGAATCGTCCTTATAGTTCTTCATGTCCTGCTCCACATAGTCTTCATAGCGCACTTTACGGCAGCCACAGTCATGTTCATAGTGTTCGGTGAGTCTGGTGCGGAATGGGAACTGAATAAACTGGTGTATCAACAACGTGTCCAGACAGGGACTCCGACGAATGCAGTTCTCGAGCATCGAAGAAGAACATTCTGTGCGATATCAACTGGTGCCATGGGTATGGGTTCCTCATAGTTATTTTCGTCTTGTTCTATATACTCTGGCTGTATTACTGGGTATTCAAGCCATATGTGGGCATCAAGCTGTATAACAATTACCTGGAACCAGCGATTGACAAATGGATTGTGTTCAGTCGCCAGTTGTAAGTGGAAACTGGGTTCTTTATAATGCATATCTTATAAATTCAAATATCTACATctattataattatagaaGAACCACTTCTGGTTTAAGTTTAACTTTGGAATTCCTGTGCTTTTcctaatataataatttgctaaatataatatttgcattttttccaaGGATAGGATAGTTTCCGGCATAATGCTGCTGATTGTGATCTCACTGGCGGTGGCCTACCTCGGCTATGAGTGCCGCTATGATGGCACCAAGGCCATAGGCCTGGCGGGACCCGTGTCCTTCATCCTGATTGGATTCGCGGTGTCCAAGCACCACAAAAGGGTTCCCTGGCGCATCGTGACCCATGGTATCCTAGGTCAGCTCCTGCTGGGCATCTTTTGCCTGCGTGTCCCCTTCGGCCGCGCCATTTTCGAATGTCTGGGCGAGAAGGTGACTATTTTTCTGAACTTCGCCCAGCACGGAGCCCGCTTCGTGTACGGCGATCGCATATGTGACGACTATGTGTTCGCCTTTGCCATTCTGGCGGTGGTGTTCTTCTTCAGCGTGGTCTCGAGCATCATGTACTATTTGGGCTGGATGCAGTTCATCCTGAGCGGCCTGGGGTTCTTGCTGCAGGCCATGGTGGGCACCACGGTCTGTGAGAGCGTGAACGCAGCGGCTAACATCTTCGTGGGCATGTCCGAGAGCCCCCTGGTCATCCGGCCGTACATCCTCATACTGACCGTGAGCGAGTTGCACACCATCTGCACCTCCGGTTATGCCACGGTGGCGGGCACCGTTCTGGGGGCCTATGTGAGCTTCGGGGCCTCACCCGCCTTCCTGATCACGGCCAGCGTGATGGCTGCTCCGGGCTCCCTGGCCTTCTCCAAGCTGTTTTACCCCGAAACCGAGGAGTCGCTGACCAGGTCCGACAACATACAGCTGGAAAAATCGTAAGATCTCTTCCCTTAAACACCATCCATCtggttttgaaattattttgctAAACACTTAAGGGAAGATACGTCTATTTTGGATGCAGCCGCCAGCGGAGCAGCGGCAGCCTTGATGATTGTGCTGGGAATTGTGTCGAACATCATTGCCTTTCTGGCCATACTGTTCTTCCTTAACGCCCTAACCGAGTGGACTTTTGAGCTGGTCGGTCTGAAGAACATCACCCTGCTCTTCCTGCTCTCTCAGGCGTTTGTCCCAATAGTCTTCCTGATGGGTGTGCCGTGGCGGGACTGTCAAGAAGTTGGGATGGTGGTGGCCGAGAAATCGCTGATCAACGAGTTCATCGCCTACAAGCACCTGGGGCAGTTGGTAAAGGACAATAAGATAGGGGTGAGTAGGTAGAGGTGCAAGTAATAGAGCTTATTCACTAGAAGAGTAACCATTCGCAGTCAAGGAGCGCTTCGATTGCCACCTTTGCGCTGTGCGGATTCGCCAACCCCGGCTCACTGGGCATCCTCATCGCTGCCCTGAGTGCAATGGCACCTACACGACGTTCAGATATTACTCGAGTTGCCCTTCGAGCATATTTTGCTGGCAGTTTTGTCAGCTTTACATCGGCATCGTTTGCGGGtgagtatttatattttatttacaatttatttctATGGCCTAAACCCTAATACTTTTCATAAGGTATTCTAATTCAAGACGATTTTATATCCTAAAGCGATAAAAAATACTTGCATCACACTGTGTAAACCAGAATTACCCTgaaggaaattgaaattgtgaGCAAAGTTTATGGTCTTGGATCGATCCTACTCAAATTGGTCATCACTTTTTTGTACAGATCCCAGTCGGCTTCATCGAAGGCCCCACTAGACTGGCCCAGTTGGAGTGAGCTCTCGTAGATTTCACGCAGGATTTCCTTGGCCGTTATTTCACTCCGCTTACGTTTACGGCCAGAGCTTGGGCAATGATGTTCCAAGTGACGCGTGTAGCTTGATTTACTGACGTCAAATGAGCTATCTAGCGATGCATCCAGAGTACCCGGTTTCAGTCGCAAGACCTCAAACAATGGTTGAACATCAACACCCATGACATGGCGGGCACTGAACACTCTTAGTTGGGCATCATCGCTGGATTTGCAAGAGTCGAGGAACTTTTGTCGCTGCCAGTTGGTGCAATTATTAGCAGTGTTTAGTCCCCGTAATATCAGTAGTTGCGTTGATTTGTTCCCACGAACCAGCAGCCTGAAATAGGCACTAGTAAAGGTGGAACTATTGTCAGTGCTCATAAGTTCCTTGGCCATTTCGGATGTCCTTTGAAACCACTGGGAGCAGTCTGTTTGTGTCTGATGCACTAACAGTTCTAGAAGAGCAGCCTGAAGATAAAAATAAGATTAGAAATTGTAATTATCAAAGTAAACTGACACTTACCATTTCATAGTAGATTTCGACTTGCGAGGGCGCTGATAACGAGATGTGTTCCAAGCGATTCAATAGCTTTATTCCCACTTGGGCATCTGGTTTTGCTACAGCAGATAGGTTTCGAAAGTTTCGGATGCTCAAGGCAGGAAGCCCTCGCTTTGCCAAGTGGTGAAAATACCTCAGAAATCTCT is part of the Drosophila biarmipes strain raj3 chromosome 2R, RU_DBia_V1.1, whole genome shotgun sequence genome and encodes:
- the LOC108036590 gene encoding solute carrier family 28 member 3 isoform X1; protein product: MTEDSAKGALNNGYEMDHKELEIHEPEEFKELSLESESDDSKEKGFFENNPRVARIVKISTYVLLHLVVVAYFSYATYHYNDITNYECYWKDNPLCGINFCTGYGMLLLLLGFVYAGLFYYYVFKPLVGRKLHRNFLSPLSKKWHSFSRTKIVSLASIAALLVLLAIFVYFETRNEPQKLVSLVGPCFFILCGYVFSTKRSAIKWRIVITGITCQFLLGIFCIRWEVGRKIFECFGNKVATFLGYATDGAEFVFGEFLVQNNVFAFAILPVIFFFSFFISILYYLGTMQWIVLKLGWILQQIMGTTVCESVTAAANIFLGMSESPLLIRPYINKLTKSEIHSIMVSGFATVSGTVLAAYLSFGASAAHLITSSVMAAPATLAISKLYMPETEESQTSSDSIELEKSQDSSLLDAASSGASNAVPIVLGIIANIVAFVAFIAFLNGLVSWFGYLVGLEHVDFEWIFSKLFIPLVWAMGVPTEDCDIIAKVVATKTIINEFVAYERLGQYIDSNQITARSAGIATFAICGFANPSSLGILIGSLSAMAPHRRATITAVAFRAFVVGSIVCFVSASFAGILIQEEDEAANYKKIFQKLGHKNVTQF
- the LOC108036590 gene encoding solute carrier family 28 member 3 isoform X2, giving the protein MGRMTEDSAKGALNNGYEMDHKELEIHEPEEFKELSLESESDDSKEKGFFENNPRVARIVKISTYVLLHLVVVAYFSYATYHYNDITNYECYWKDNPLCGINFCTGYGMLLLLLGFVYAGLFYYYVFKPLVGRKLHRNFLSPLSKKWHSFSRTKIVSLASIAALLVLLAIFVYFETRNEPQKLVSLVGPCFFILCGYVFSTKRSAIKWRIVITGITCQFLLGIFCIRWEVGRKIFECFGNKVATFLGYATDGAEFVFGEFLVQNNVFAFAILPVIFFFSFFISILYYLGTMQWIVLKLGWILQQIMGTTVCESVTAAANIFLGMSESPLLIRPYINKLTKSEIHSIMVSGFATVSGTVLAAYLSFGASAAHLITSSVMAAPATLAISKLYMPETEESQTSSDSIELEKSQDSSLLDAASSGASNAVPIVLGIIANIVAFVAFIAFLNGLVSWFGYLVGLEHVDFEWIFSKLFIPLVWAMGVPTEDCDIIAKVVATKTIINEFVAYERLGQYIDSNQITARSAGIATFAICGFANPSSLGILIGSLSAMAPHRRATITAVAFRAFVVGSIVCFVSASFAGILIQEEDEAANYKKIFQKLGHKNVTQF
- the LOC108036591 gene encoding sodium/nucleoside cotransporter 2 isoform X1, producing MADQAPEEETPPEKPPRSKAMRIVLIVLHVLLHIVFIAHFTAATVMFIVFDRDSDECSSRASKKNILCDINWCHGYGFLIVIFVLFYILWLYYWVFKPYVGIKLYNNYLEPAIDKWIVFSRQLIVSGIMLLIVISLAVAYLGYECRYDGTKAIGLAGPVSFILIGFAVSKHHKRVPWRIVTHGILGQLLLGIFCLRVPFGRAIFECLGEKVTIFLNFAQHGARFVYGDRICDDYVFAFAILAVVFFFSVVSSIMYYLGWMQFILSGLGFLLQAMVGTTVCESVNAAANIFVGMSESPLVIRPYILILTVSELHTICTSGYATVAGTVLGAYVSFGASPAFLITASVMAAPGSLAFSKLFYPETEESLTRSDNIQLEKSEDTSILDAAASGAAAALMIVLGIVSNIIAFLAILFFLNALTEWTFELVGLKNITLLFLLSQAFVPIVFLMGVPWRDCQEVGMVVAEKSLINEFIAYKHLGQLVKDNKIGSRSASIATFALCGFANPGSLGILIAALSAMAPTRRSDITRVALRAYFAGSFVSFTSASFAGILIQDDFIS
- the LOC108036591 gene encoding sodium/nucleoside cotransporter 1 isoform X2, whose translation is MDCVQSPVDRIVSGIMLLIVISLAVAYLGYECRYDGTKAIGLAGPVSFILIGFAVSKHHKRVPWRIVTHGILGQLLLGIFCLRVPFGRAIFECLGEKVTIFLNFAQHGARFVYGDRICDDYVFAFAILAVVFFFSVVSSIMYYLGWMQFILSGLGFLLQAMVGTTVCESVNAAANIFVGMSESPLVIRPYILILTVSELHTICTSGYATVAGTVLGAYVSFGASPAFLITASVMAAPGSLAFSKLFYPETEESLTRSDNIQLEKSEDTSILDAAASGAAAALMIVLGIVSNIIAFLAILFFLNALTEWTFELVGLKNITLLFLLSQAFVPIVFLMGVPWRDCQEVGMVVAEKSLINEFIAYKHLGQLVKDNKIGSRSASIATFALCGFANPGSLGILIAALSAMAPTRRSDITRVALRAYFAGSFVSFTSASFAGILIQDDFIS
- the LOC108036592 gene encoding uncharacterized protein LOC108036592 isoform X3, producing the protein MDFINAVSTDDADVLPNTCRTLVQIFEYLFKDATNFINAERYELAIDAFGSLLYLVPNRELLNYFFAGLFKKDILTSQVCADILMLYFRLKEVNQCWTDKDVQQSIAFWSKCNNSYAMFSQNPSQWHVQRFLRYFHHLAKRGLPALSIRNFRNLSAVAKPDAQVGIKLLNRLEHISLSAPSQVEIYYEMAALLELLVHQTQTDCSQWFQRTSEMAKELMSTDNSSTFTSAYFRLLVRGNKSTQLLILRGLNTANNCTNWQRQKFLDSCKSSDDAQLRVFSARHVMGVDVQPLFEVLRLKPGTLDASLDSSFDVSKSSYTRHLEHHCPSSGRKRKRSEITAKEILREIYESSLQLGQSSGAFDEADWDLYKKVMTNLSRIDPRP